In Arachis hypogaea cultivar Tifrunner chromosome 17, arahy.Tifrunner.gnm2.J5K5, whole genome shotgun sequence, a single window of DNA contains:
- the LOC140180472 gene encoding protein FAR1-RELATED SEQUENCE 5-like: MLDARFRGLSQSHRAVKEGDLHQINSMRKSGLWVPTIFLAFANQSGGFETVGFEIKDIYNAIEKKRRACATDAEFTLKFLGTLRTTDSGIFWRYSLDVDKRLENLFWCDGTSRYDYSVFGDVLGFDATYGRNKYKCPLVIFSRVDHHMRTVVFGCAILSNESEASYVWLLRSFLEAMKGKQPKSVITDGDLAMKSAVSTVFPGAHHRLCSWHLLRNATARVGRPGFLRKFRLCLMGDLEVDEFETIWTDNVADHGLEDHP; this comes from the coding sequence ATGCTAGATGCAAGGTTTAGGGGTCTGTCGCAGTCACACAGAGCAGTCAAGGAAGGGGATTTGCACCAAATCAATTCCATGAGAAAATCTGGGTTGTGGGTGCCTACGATTTTCCTCGCGTTTGCCAATCAATCAGGAGGATTCGAGACTGTCGGGTTCGAGATAAAGGACATATATAATGCGATAGAGAAGAAAAGGCGGGCATGCGCGACAGATGCGGAGTTCACGTTGAAGTTCTTGGGAACTTTAAGGACGACTGATTCCGGGATATTCTGGAGGTACTCGCTGGATGTTGACAAGAGGCTGGAAAATCTCTTCTGGTGCGATGGTACAAGTCGTTATGACTACAGCGTGTTCGGGGATGTCCTGGGTTTTGATGCAACTTACGGTCGTAACAAATACAAGTGCCCTTTGGTAATATTCTCAAGGGTGGACCATCATATGAGGACGGTGGTGTTCGGCTGCGCCATATTGAGCAACGAGAGCGAAGCAAGCTATGTGTGGTTGCTGCGGTCATTCCTTGAGGCAATGAAGGGAAAACAGCCAAAGTCTGTCATCACGGACGGTGACCTCGCCATGAAGAGTGCGGTTAGCACAGTTTTTCCCGGTGCACATCACAGGTTGTGTAGCTGGCATTTGTTAAGGAACGCCACTGCTAGAGTTGGACGGCCGGGTTTTCTCAGGAAATTCCGTCTGTGCCTCATGGGAGATCTAGAGGTTGACGAATTTGAGACAATATGGACGGATAACGTGGCGGACCACGGGTTGGAGGATCATCCGTAG